One part of the Glycine soja cultivar W05 chromosome 11, ASM419377v2, whole genome shotgun sequence genome encodes these proteins:
- the LOC114377102 gene encoding organic cation/carnitine transporter 4-like, translating to MAATFPSSDIHDLRSPMLPAAAVAAKKPAMEKLCIDDMLQKHCGEFGRWQLKHFILTSLAWALEAFHTMVMIFADREPDWKCVAGAACDGGDLCGLSPESREWIGGRGGSTVSDWGLICGDKFKVGLVQAVFFFGCMIGAGTFGHLSDSSLGRKGSLTVVCALNTIFGCLTALSPNYWIYVLLRLLTGFSSGGVGLTAFVLATEPIGPTKRGTAGMSTFYFFSGGIALLSGIAYIFQTWRYLYIASSIPSFLYIILVLPFISESPRWYLIRGKVTEAMKLMSTIASSNGKHLPDGVLLALDNETSPTTNQGSGYDITEIMNYKNENKDALIGSIIDVVCSPITRMRLFIAVALNFLASVVYYGLSLNVMNLETNLYVNVMLNSVAEMPAFTITAVLLDRFGRKPLTVATMWFSGFFCLMGSLVSNVGVWKVVRMVCGVLGIFGMAGTYNLLFIYTAELFPTVVRNAALGCTTQAAQMGAILAPFVVVLGGYLPFAVFAACGIVGGMFAFNLPETLNQPLYDTFGGLEAGLA from the exons ATGGCCGCCACATTCCCCTCCTCCGACATCCACGACCTCCGCTCGCCGATGCTaccagcggcggcggtggcggcGAAGAAGCCGGCGATGGAGAAGCTCTGCATCGACGACATGCTGCAGAAACACTGCGGCGAGTTCGGGCGGTGGCAGCTCAAGCACTTCATCCTCACCAGCCTCGCGTGGGCGCTCGAGGCCTTTCACACCATGGTCATGATCTTCGCCGACCGCGAACCGGACTGGAAGTGCGTCGCCGGCGCCGCCTGCGACGGCGGCGACTTGTGCGGTCTCTCGCCGGAGTCGAGGGAGTGGATCGGCGGCCGCGGCGGCTCCACGGTTTCCGATTGGGGTTTGATTTGCGGAGATAAGTTTAAGGTTGGATTGGTGCAGGCTGTTTTCTTCTTTGGCTGCATGATTG GTGCTGGAACATTTGGCCACCTCTCAGACTCCTCTTTAGGAAGGAAAGGCTCTCTCACAGTGGTTTGTGCCCTAAACACCATCTTCGGCTGCTTAACAGCCCTGTCCCCAAACTACTGGATCTACGTCCTCCTCCGCCTCCTCACGGGCTTCAGCAGCGGTGGCGTCGGCCTCACTGCCTTCGTCCTTGCCACCGAACCAATCGGCCCAACCAAACGTGGTACAGCGGGTATGTCCACCTTCTACTTCTTCTCCGGTGGCATTGCACTTCTCTCAGGCATCGCCTACATCTTCCAAACATGGCGCTATCTATACATAGCTTCCTCCATCCCCTCCTTCCTCTACATCATCCTTGTCCTTCCCTTTATCTCCGAGTCTCCAAGATGGTACCTCATTCGTGGCAAAGTTACCGAAGCCATGAAACTCATGTCCACCATTGCTTCTTCCAATGGTAAACACCTTCCTGATGGTGTTCTCCTTGCACTTGACAACGAAACATCGCCCACAACAAACCAAG GTTCAGGCTATGACATAACAGAAATCATGAATTACAAAAACGAAAACAAAGATGCACTCATTGGGTCCATCATAGACGTGGTTTGTTCACCCATCACTCGTATGAGGTTGTTCATTGCGGTGGCTCTTAATTTCCTAGCCTCTGTGGTGTACTATGGGCTTAGTTTAAACGTCATGAACCTGGAAACCAACCTTTACGTGAACGTGATGCTGAACTCGGTGGCGGAGATGCCAGCCTTTACGATAACGGCGGTGCTTCTGGACCGGTTTGGACGGAAGCCATTGACGGTGGCAACGATGTGGTTCAGTGGGTTCTTTTGCTTGATGGGGAGTTTGGTGAGCAACGTTGGGGTGTGGAAGGTGGTGAGAATGGTGTGTGGTGTTTTGGGGATATTTGGGATGGCGGGGACTTATAATTTGCTGTTTATTTACACGGCGGAGCTGTTTCCGACAGTGGTGAGGAACGCCGCGCTCGGGTGTACTACTCAAGCGGCGCAAATGGGAGCGATATTGGCGCCGTTTGTGGTCGTTTTGGGAGGGTATTTGCCGTTTGCGGTGTTTGCAGCATGTGGGATAGTGGGAGGGATGTTTGCGTTTAATCTTCCCGAGACTCTAAACCAACCTCTCTATGATACATTTGGTGGACTGGAAGCTGGACTTGCTTGA
- the LOC114375348 gene encoding uncharacterized protein LOC114375348 — protein sequence MRFFVSCFGGAGDPTGSTKPLVPPPSQTLRRNKSHWRPALGSISEDTAPPHRERTAAASAGDGKRKENTAATATTKARRRQYSDDYDYGPRRVAMPSVMPAFSPTPFMF from the exons ATGAGGTTCTTCGTTTCTTGCTTCGGCGGCGCCGGCGACCCCACCGGCTCCACGAAGCCCCTCGTTCCGCCGCCTTCGCAGACTCTCCGCCGCAACAAGTCCCACTGGAGGCCCGCCCTGGGATCCATTTCCGAGGACACCGCGCCGCCACACAGAGAGAGGACCGCGGCGGCCTCCGCCGGAGATGGCAAGAGGAAAGAGAACACCGCCGCTACCGCCACCACAAAGGCTCGCCGCCGCCAGTACAGCGACGATTACGACTACGG GCCTAGGCGAGTCGCCATGCCCTCGGTTATGCCAGCATTCTCTCCGACGCCATTCATGTTCTGA
- the LOC114375760 gene encoding probable terpene synthase 2: protein MSLPASTLASIQHAVSDQLKRPCVSFAPCIWGDTFLEYASQFEGVNDDEKQQAQTLRNEVQTMFQSSIDQNIIQKLNLIDSVQRFGVSYHFQQEINQALEQIHNSFTKNNTISDDGNHHSLALLFRLLRQQGYQISSSAFNKFKNDQGNFSETLANDIQGLCSLYEAAHLRTPEDDILEEACDFSNTHMKSLANQLSPSLAAQINHCLRLPLNKSLIRFEARCHMNLYEKDASHNKTLLTFAKVDFNILQKLHQKEISTITKWWKKSNFETKVPYARGRLVEAYLWSLAMSYKPEHSLARMFVGKLIAVVCLLDDTYDAYGTIQELELFTEAIQRWNKSPIESLPQCMKVVFDTVVELGEEIELATTESGKSSFVVQYFKQAVFNLIKGYMAEAKWCHEGYIPTYDEYKVNGILTSCFPLFITSFIGLGEFANKDVFDWIFSDPNIIKVVSIIGRVLDDMGSHKFEQQRVHVASAVECCMKQYNISQAEAYHLIHNDVEDGWKVINEECLKSNDIPKSVLDCVVNLARMSMVSYENHQDKFTNGELLKGYVSSLLMDPMCLEQHQ, encoded by the exons ATGTCCCTTCCAGCTTCAACACTTGCCTCAATTCAACATGCAGTATCTGACCAGCTCAAGCGACCTTGCGTGAGTTTTGCTCCTTGCATATGGGGAGATACTTTCCTTGAATATGCTTCTCAATTTGAG GGAGTCAATGATGACGAGAAGCAGCAAGCTCAAACACTAAGGAATGAGGTGCAAACGATGTTTCAATCATCAATCGATCAAAATAtcatacaaaaattaaacttgatTGACTCAGTCCAACGTTTCGGTGTATCCTATCATTTCCAACAAGAAATCAATCAAGCATTGGAACAAATTCACAACAgtttcacaaaaaataacacCATCAGTGATGATGGCAATCATCACTCTCTTGCTCTACTCTTTCGTTTGCTTAGACAGCAAGGATATCAAATTTCATCAA GTGCatttaacaaattcaaaaatGATCAAGGAAACTTTAGTGAAACACTTGCTAATGATATTCAAGGGTTGTGTAGCTTGTATGAAGCTGCACATCTAAGAACTCCCGAAGATGACATATTGGAGGAAGCATGTGACTTCTCAAATACTCACATGAAGTCCTTGGCCAACCAATTAAGCCCATCTCTTGCAGCACAAATCAATCACTGCTTAAGACTACCTCTTAACAAGAGTTTAATTAGGTTCGAGGCAAGGTGTCACATGAATCTCTATGAAAAAGATGCATCTCATAACAAAACTCTACTAACCTTTGCAAAAGTAGATTTCAATATTCTTCAAAAACTACATCAAAAAGAAATTAGCACTATCACCAA gtgGTGGAAAAAGTCAAACTTTGAGACTAAGGTCCCTTACGCTAGAGGTAGGTTGGTTGAGGCCTACCTTTGGTCATTGGCTATGTCCTACAAACCTGAACACAGCCTCGCAAGAATGTTTGTGGGAAAATTGATTGCTGTTGTTTGTCTTCTAGACGATACTTATGATGCTTATGGCACTATTCAAGAACTTGAGCTATTCACAGAAGCAATTCAAAG atGGAATAAGAGTCCCATTGAATCTCTTCCACAATGCATGAAAGTAGTATTTGATACAGTTGTAGAACTGGGTGAAGAAATAGAATTGGCGACAACGGAGAGTGGGAAATCAAGCTTTGTAGtgcaatattttaaacaagct GTTTTTAACTTAATAAAAGGCTACATGGCTGAGGCAAAATGGTGTCACGAGGGTTACATTCCAACATATGATGAATATAAAGTTAATGGAATTTTGACTTCTTGTTTCCCTCTTTTCATTACATCATTTATTGGCTTGGGAGAATTTGcaaacaaagatgtgtttgaTTGGATTTTTAGTGATCCAAATATCATTAAAGTGGTATCAATTATTGGTAGAGTATTGGACGACATGGGCTCACATAAG TTTGAGCAACAAAGAGTACATGTTGCCTCAGCTGTGGAATGTTGCATGAAGCAATATAACATTTCACAAGCAGAGGCGTACCACCTTATCCATAATGACGTTGAAGATGGTTGGAAGGTTATAAATGAAGAGTGCCTTAAGTCAAATGACATCCCAAAATCTGTGCTTGATTGTGTAGTTAATTTGGCACGCATGTCTATGGTTTCATATGAAAACCACCAGGATAAATTCACTAATGGAGAACTACTGAAAGGTTATGTGTCTTCATTGCTTATGGATCCCATGTGCCTTGAACAACACCAGTAG